The Periplaneta americana isolate PAMFEO1 chromosome 1, P.americana_PAMFEO1_priV1, whole genome shotgun sequence DNA segment agttaaaggttttgagaaaggcTTTATAACCAGAGCTGCCAAGTTCGATACTTCAAATTTATCTCCGAAGATAACAAAATTTCTCTTTTTCAGTCATAATTTCCCTGTgttgtgcgttttttttttcttcttaagaAATCATTCCAGAGCATTAAGTCATTGTTgacagaaaaagtaaaagaaatttccCCGTACTAACTACAAATTACTGACATGTTCAGTGTtcaagtcttcttcttctttcaaatTGGTACAATGGAAGACTTTATGTTATCAGAATTGATAATTtgattttcttgcttgaaactaTTCGGACATTTATACATAcatctgaaaataatttaattgttgcGGTCACTTACAAGTTAATGTTTAATCACTAAACGCAGAACTCAAATGAAATTAAATCCTATACTGCAGAAACACGTTAAAATTATCAAAATGTAAAACCACTCTTAAAATTATTATAGccaagaatgaataattttattgtttatccaggttattgtttttaattagttacAGTAAGCAAACATTAGAAATCGACTTGAAATTTTGTGAATTCTACTTTCAACATTTCTCTGTTTCTTGCCAAGTTTTTCCCTCCTTACTTCCACTATAAGAAATTTACCTAAGTCGCGAGAAATTTTCCCTCCTTCTCTCAACAATTTTTATAACCAAGAGCGtacaatttattgcatttaaataCTGTAAGAGCAGAATATTAATCGTTACAAAACAATGGcagaattattaaaaatcaataacaagTCAGTAtattacaagatattgaaattaaTACTGATTAATTTTGTCAATACATTTTgtgtatattaattatatgttggTTTTTATGGCATTTTAAAACTAGTTTGTGCACTGAACGAAGTTCAGGGGTTGCTGACATGGTATGTGGTGATCTTTCCATTGTCATTAATGACAGATGTAGCTTCCTTGGATGACTTTTTGACTCCGTCGATGTCGCTGCTGCTGCTGGAAGAGGCAGAGAATACAGAAAAATCCCCACCGCCACCTCCCGATGGGGGAACACTGCCCATGCGCGTCTGCACAGGAGGTCCAATAGACGCCGATCCGAAGCCTCCTCGAGGGCTCAAACTGGCGGATGCAGAAGCGTATGCGTCTGGGGCGTTGTTGCTGGCGCCGAAGCCGCCACCGTAGTTATTGGCACCTGGGCCGTAGTTGGGGACCTCTGGGAAAACGAAGCCGCCAGAATAATCCGGCTGGGAAAAGCCTGCACGGCTGTTGATCTCACTGCAAAGCAATAACAGATGTCAGCACTTGGTGTCCTGTATTCAATAATGCCAACATTAATATTAGTAGCAACAATTAAGCGTCCCGCGACAATAACTCTCTTTGGCAGCGCATCTGCAGATGTCACTGACACTACTGACAACCTTTCATTTTTTGGCATCACACGTTTGAGTTTACGGATCATTCTGACATATGAAGAATTATTCCAGGTTTGAGTAATGTACTCGCTATTAGAAATACTGTACAAGGAGGATATGAACTATGGACATACAGAGAAgagggaagaaaggaagagatGAGTAATAGGGAAAGAAGATGAGGAGAAAGAGGAGCGaaggaataaaatataaacaagaagagaaaaagattacttacttattggctgttaaggaacccggaggttcattgccgccttcacataagcccgccattgattcctatcctgagcaagattaatccagtctctatcatcatatcccacctccctcaaatccattttaatattatcttcccatctacatctcggcctccctaaaggtctttttccctccggcctcccaattaacactctatatgcatttctggattcgcccaaacgtgctacatgccccgcccatctcaagctctggatttaatgttcctaattatattaggtgaagaatacaatgcgtgcagctctgcgttgtgtaactttctcaattcttttgtaacttcatccctcttagccccaaatactttcctaagaaccttattctcaaacacccttaatatctcttcctctctcaaagtgagagtccaagcttcacaaccatatagaacaactggtaatataactgttttataaattctaactttcagattttttaacagcagactagatgacaaaagcttctcaaccgaataataacaggcatttcccatatttattctgcgtttaacttcctcccgagtatcatttatatttgttactgttgctccaagacatttgaattttttcacctcttcgaaggataaatctccaatttttatattttcatttcgtacaatattctggtcacgagacattatcatatacttagtcttttcgggatttacttccaaccctatcgctttacttgcttcaatagaatttccgtgttttccctaatcgtttgtggattttctcctaacatattcacgtcatccgcatagacaagaagctgatgtaacccgttcaatgagGAAAAGATTAGGAAAAGAAATAACAgacgaggaagaaaaaaaaagcaaaaagaaGCGAGAAACAAGGGAAGAACAGAAAGCagatgaaagagaaaataaaaaggagaagaggaaaagaagaaaatatagcaAAGAAAATGAGGGGAAAATAAATTATGGGGATAAGTACaagaataagaaaaacaaagagtatgaagaaaggaagataaaatgaggtgaaaaaaaagaagagaggaaaAAGTGAATGGGAATTAATGGAATCTTCATAAATCCGTTAAACGTTTAagttgttcgtgattgttattgtgagcatggttgagaTTGTAAAGATGTTTaggatttgaaaaatatttcatatttattttcatttctgtcttcatactctctgcatttaaatttaacaaggcggagccttctcgttaactacttcataatcgcttcctcattccaggaggcctagtctgcagacaacaatgaaattgatagtcgaaacgattcacacatcaatatgacgccaatgtgttgtttgaaattgtaatgaataataatatgttattacagagaattggattcatttgaaaattaatatcacAGGTGAGCACTTTACAAttagattattttaaattaactatttttctctttatactccccgcaattatatttaacaaggcgtagccttctcgttaactacttcataatcgcttcctcattccatgaggcctagtctgcagacaacaatgcaactgacagtcgaaacgattcacacatcaatatgacgccaatgtgTTATTTGAAACTGTAATGAATAATACATGACATTAATTACATAGAATTGCATTCATTTGCAAATTAATGCCACAATTAAGTACTTCAATTAGTCGATATTTAATTAACTATCGATATTTATGTCTTTATACTCCCTGCATTTATTAATCATCTgacaaaaacgaattttaaatgaggataaaattattattattgttattttctcCAGGGGAAATATAGCTGACAAGCCCACTTCGTACATTTGGGTCCTGCGTAGTGGACTACAGGGAAAATACGTTGGTCGTATCTGCGACGGATGGCCTCTAAGGTTGAAAGgctcgttaaataaaataacatgataTAAGAAAATTCTTACAGAGATCGTATTTAATGAATAACTACAGGCTGAAACATCGTCAGTATCTGCTTAAGAAGCTGAAGTACCCACGAAATTATGCAAAGAAAGGTAAGcagtaacctaacctaattaagGTCTGTTATATTGGATAAAACAATCAGCGTTCAGTTTTCTATCCTTATAAAATAGTTTTCAGTAATTATTGAACCGACCGAAATGAAAATCATTCCATAGATTAGAGGGAAATGCGGACTAGAAGGTAGAGAGTAAAGAGTTGATACACCAAGAAAGAAAAAATCACTAGGATTTCTCATGCAAAGTATTTTTTACTAGCAGTAGATTGACAATATATTCTGGGAGACAAAGTAGCAAAATTTACCTTGCCAGACCACGTGAAATTAGACCTGTACACAAATCTTCCAAAATACTCATACTTCAAACAAAGCATATTCACAAAGTAATGGCGAGATTTTGaatgattatacagggtgaaccataagcaATGTCATTGAttacagggggttattctttaagatatttacaaaagtttaatataattttgctagtttttgcttcttttcgagataaaaattgtttaatataaagCATTTCATATTGATTTAATGTCTAATATGCttaataaatttaagagagcagtgtattatgataatgaattattcaaataattttagttttttttcctttaaatgtataaattttggttctgcaaaggaattttacaatgttacgtcATTTGTTTCAATGGAAGGCTTATGTGAggaaggcaatgaacctccgggttctctaaaaaccatttgtaaatcagtaaatgtacaaaattaacctttggattatttattttactgggttattttacgacgctatatcaacatctaggttatttagcgtctgaatgaaatgaaggtgataatgccggtgaaa contains these protein-coding regions:
- the LOC138707148 gene encoding uncharacterized protein isoform X3 — translated: MTTIAILLLLVAAASTSPSPGDGARRVRDVSSGSKSGSGAMSFSSSSSGSSSGVGARTGFDGGQGYNGVNSGGFAFPDYGAAQNSYPVPVDFNALFQHEINSRAGFSQPDYSGGFVFPEVPNYGPGANNYGGGFGASNNAPDAYASASASLSPRGGFGSASIGPPVQTRMGSVPPSGGGGGDFSVFSASSSSSSDIDGVKKSSKEATSVINDNGKITTYHVSNP
- the LOC138707148 gene encoding fibroin heavy chain-like isoform X2, which codes for MTTIAILLLLVAAASTSPSPGDGARRVRDVSSGSKSGSGAMSFSSSSSGSSSGVGARTGFDGGQGYNGVNSGGFAFPDYGAAQNSYPVPVDFNALFQQYVAFMQRLAQQQAAAYNEINSRAGFSQPDYSGGFVFPEVPNYGPGANNYGGGFGASNNAPDAYASASASLSPRGGFGSASIGPPVQTRMGSVPPSGGGGGDFSVFSASSSSSSDIDGVKKSSKEATSVINDNGKITTYHVSNP